Proteins encoded in a region of the Zea mays cultivar B73 chromosome 2, Zm-B73-REFERENCE-NAM-5.0, whole genome shotgun sequence genome:
- the LOC100283465 gene encoding ribose-5-phosphate isomerase produces the protein MVSAAASPPPSGKPTQDELKRLAAHRAVELVEPGMTLGLGTGSTAAHALDRLGDLLRAGALPGVAGVPTSLKTEAHAARVGIPLLPLDAASIALSIDGADEVDPDLNLVKGRGGSLLREKMVEGAGARFAVIVDESKLVPRLGCTGAVPVEVVPFGAPHTLGLIRGLFHGLPGFHARLRTTTVPEGEQGSEQQPFVTDNGNYIVEMFFDGGIRGDLRDISDRLLRITGVVEHGMFLGMATVAIVAKKDGTVAVMERK, from the coding sequence ATGGTCAGCGCCGccgcctcgccgccgccgtccgggaAGCCGACGCAGGACGAGCTGAAGCGCTTGGCGGCGCACCGCGCGGTGGAGCTCGTGGAGCCCGGCATGACGCTGGGCCTGGGCACGGGCTCCACGGCGGCGCACGCGCTGGACCGCCTGGGCGACCTCCTCCGCGCGGGCGCGCTGCCGGGGGTGGCCGGCGTGCCGACCTCGCTCAAGACGGAGGCGCACGCGGCGCGCGTCGGCATCCCGCTGCTCCCGCTCGACGCCGCCAGCATCGCGCTGTCCATCGACGGCGCCGACGAGGTCGACCCGGACCTCAACCTCGTCAAGGGCCGCGGCGGCTCGCTGCTCCGCGAGAAGATGGTCGAGGGCGCCGGCGCCCGCTTCGCCGTCATCGTCGACGAGTCCAAGCTCGTGCCGCGCCTCGGCTGCACCGGCGCCGTCCCCGTCGAGGTCGTCCCGTTCGGCGCGCCCCACACGCTGGGCCTCATCCGCGGCCTCTTCCACGGCCTGCCCGGCTTCCACGCCAGGCTCAGGACCACCACCGTCCCCGAGGGGGAGCAAGGCTCCGAGCAGCAGCCCTTCGTCACCGACAACGGCAACTACATCGTCGAGATGTTCTTCGACGGCGGCATTCGCGGCGACCTGCGCGACATCAGCGACCGCCTGCTCCGGATCACTGGCGTCGTCGAGCACGGCATGTTCCTGGGCATGGCCACCGTCGCCATTGTCGCCAAGAAGGACGGCACGGTCGCAGTCATGGAAAGGAAGTAG